In Populus alba chromosome 9, ASM523922v2, whole genome shotgun sequence, a genomic segment contains:
- the LOC118034609 gene encoding cyclin-dependent kinases regulatory subunit 1, producing MGQIQYSEKYFDDTFEYRHVVLPPEVAKLLPKNRLLSESEWRAIGVQQSRGWVHYAIHRPEPHIMLFRRPLNFQQQQENQVLAK from the exons ATGGGTCAGATCCAGTACTCCGAGAAGTATTTCGATGACACTTTTGAGTACAG GCATGTGGTGCTCCCTCCTGAAGTCGCCAAACTTCTCCCTAAGAATCGCCTCCTCTCTGAA agtGAGTGGCGTGCGATTGGAGTTCAACAAAGCCGTGGGTGGGTCCATTACGCGATACATCGCCCGGAGCCACACATTATGCTGTTTAGGAGGCCTTTGAACTTTCAGCAGCAACAGGAGAATCAAGTTCTTGCTAAGTGA
- the LOC118034615 gene encoding uncharacterized protein → MRRSKETGKRQSRLSSPSRPSRSGPSPPRSRKSTLSSSASSVDNLEVVSEQQSPFTTGSELFDEPRSFPYSVKQQCWEKAEKVKGRDPDRWRRDPLGNIVFRKLVGCPGCLCHDYDHIVPYSKGGKSSLENCQVLQATVNRSKGNRTELSRAELIRRSSYCRVSGRDMDFVELSAYGNVRREQESGGCRIQ, encoded by the coding sequence ATGAGGCGGAGCAAAGAGACTGGCAAAAGGCAAAGCCGCCTCTCCTCCCCATCCAGACCCTCCAGATCCGGCCCATCTCCACCCAGGTCACGAAAATCCACGCTTAGCTCCTCCGCCTCTAGTGTCGATAACCTTGAAGTGGTGAGTGAACAGCAGTCCCCATTCACTACAGGGTCTGAGCTCTTTGATGAACCAAGGAGTTTCCCTTACAGCGTGAAGCAGCAATGCTGGGAAAAGGCAGAGAAGGTCAAAGGCCGAGACCCAGATCGGTGGCGCCGCGACCCTCTCGGTAATATTGTCTTTAGAAAGCTCGTGGGTTGTCCTGGCTGCCTCTGCCATGATTATGACCACATCGTTCCCTACTCTAAGGGAGGAAAAAGCTCCCTGGAAAATTGTCAGGTTTTGCAGGCAACAGTCAATCGTTCTAAGGGAAACCGGACTGAGCTGTCTAGAGCTGAGCTCATTCGAAGAAGTTCCTACTGTCGAGTTTCAGGTCGTGACATGGATTTTGTTGAACTCTCAGCCTATGGCAACGTACGCCGTGAGCAAGAATCTGGTGGTTGTAGAATCCAATGA
- the LOC118034608 gene encoding uncharacterized protein isoform X1, translated as MANGTDAKDAAVAKVRPGHKREFEFAFRAHSEICGSLGRTRSSRVSSSPGNNGSNGNNSKKLKSSGRKKGGLLEKGEEVAVIDLEEARVESLTPLLNNNGDGEIVEVKEFEEAKEKEVECEEKNNGPVPVLMDGVMAESGVIENKGGGEVKEGDKVHACEEGSSGLVLIDEDSKATVNRVLESKSDCELKKDDACEEGTSGLSSVSVKNDEGGYVNASFQPVVVNGDSKCKVEEEKPLRRFTRSALKPKIEPLDLSSSDGVKVDDTGSSYVAAITTPPTKMFAIHGLKKFPTKLKDLLDSGILEGQKVKYLRGPKVRGPGEKGLHGVVKESGILCFCDVCKGKEVVTPTIFELHAGSANKRPPEYIFLENGNTLRDVMNACKNSSLDILDEAIRLSIGFTPSKKSNFCLSCRGSITGAGTRKSKVLCSQCLELKDSQAISAPETDTKERTPRPPPVPESSSALLKSSPSRSNSQGRLTKKDIRMHKLVFEEEVLPDGTEVGYYSQGKKLLVGYKKGFGIFCSCCNSEVSPSQFEAHAGWASRRKPYLHIYTSNGVSLHELAISLSKCRRHSTKENDDLCQICRDGGKLLCCDACPRAFHQECLSLPSIPKGKWYCKYCLNTFEKEKFVERNANAIAAGRVAGTDPIEQITRRCIRIVKTFEAEVGGCVFCRGHDFERTFGPRTVIICDQCEKEFHVGCLKEHQLQDLKELPTGKWFCCTGCERIHSALQKLVIRGEEKLPDSSLNFIKKKHEESASESGGGGDIRWRLLSKKTDPSDVTESLLSEAVAIFHERFAPITVDKTKRKRDDHDFIPSMVKGGDMKGQDLGGMYCAVLLVNHEVVSAAVMRIFGQELAELPIVATSSKLQGQGYFQTLFTCIEKLLGFLNVKNLVLPAAEEVESIWTNKFGFSSITQDELMEYRKSYQIMEFQGSLMLQKPVPKCRVVGKSEGG; from the exons ATGGCAAACGGTACGGATGCCAAGGATGCGGCAGTGGCAAAGGTCCGACCAGGTCACAAACGAGAGTTTGAGTTTGCTTTCAGGGCCCATTCTGAGATCTGCGGGTCTCTGGGCCGAACCCGGTCCTCTCGGGTCTCCTCTTCTCCAGGCAACAATGGAAGTAACGGTAACAACAGTAAGAAGTTGAAGTCTTCTGGCAGGAAAAAAGGTGGTCTGTTAGAAAAAGGTGAGGAGGTTGCTGTTATTGATTTGGAGGAGGCAAGGGTTGAATCCTTGACTCCCTTATTGAACAACAATGGTGATGGGGAGATTGTGGAAGTGAAGGAATTTGAAGaagcaaaggaaaaggaagttgaatgtgaagaaaagaataatGGGCCGGTGCCGGTTTTGATGGATGGGGTCATGGCGGAAAGTGGGGTTATAGAAAATAAGGGTGGTGGTGAAGTAAAGGAGGGTGATAAGGTTCATGCATGTGAGGAAGGGTCTAGTGGGTTAGTTTTGATTGATGAAGATTCAAAGGCGACGGTGAATAGGGTCTTAGAGAGCAAGAGTGATTGtgaattgaagaaggatgaTGCATGCGAGGAAGGGACTAGTGGGTTGTCCTCGGTTTCGGTTAAAAATGATGAGGGAGGATATGTTAATGCGTCATTCCAGCCAGTTGTAGTTAATGGTGATAGTAAATGTAAggtggaagaagaaaaacctcTTAGGAGGTTTACCAGGTCAGCATTGAAGCCGAAGATAGAGCCTTTGGATTTATCCTCCTCTGACGGGGTTAAAGTTGATGACACAGGCAGTTCATATGTTGCTGCTATTACGACCCCACCTACGAAGATGTTTGCCATTCATGGATTGAAGAAGTTCCCAACAAAGTTGAAGGATCTTCTTGATTCAGGCATACTCGAGGGACAAAAGGTGAAGTATTTGCGAGGTCCCAAG GTAAGAGGTCCTGGAGAGAAGGGGTTGCACGGGGTGGTCAAGGAATCGGGAATTTTGTGTTTCTGCGATGTTTGCAAAGGAAAGGAA GTTGTTACTCCTACTATTTTTGAGCTGCATGCGGGCAGTGCAAATAAACGTCCACCAGAGTATATTTTCCTGGAGAATGGAAATACACTCCGAGATGTAATGAATGCATGCAAGAATTCTTCGTTGGATATATTGGATGAAGCTATTCGGCTTTCTATTGGCTTTACACCTTCCAAGAAATCTAATTTCTGTCTGAGCTGCAGAG GGTCAATTACAGGGGCTGGCACCAGGAAATCAAAGGTATTGTGCAGTCAGTGCTTGGAATTGAAAGATTCACAAGCTATCTCAGCACCAGAAACAGATACAAAAGAAAG AACACCAAGACCACCTCCAGTTCCAGAGTCATCTAGCGCTTTGTTGAAGTCTAGCCCATCACGGAGCAATAGTCAAGGGAGACTTACAAAAAA agaTATTCGAATGCATAAGCTAGTTTTTGAAGAAGAGGTCTTGCCAGATGGAACTGAAGTTGGATATTACTCTCAAGGAAAG AAATTGCTGGTAGGCTACAAGAAGGGATTTGGAATTTTCTGTTCATGCTGCAATTCTGAG GTTAGCCCTTCTCAATTTGAAGCTCATGCTGGTTGGGCATCACGTCGAAAACC TTACCTACACATTTACACATCCAATGGCGTGTCTCTTCATGAATTAGCAATATCTCTGTCAAAATGTCGGAGGCACTCTACCAAGGAGAATGATGACCTGTGCCAGATCTGTAGAGATGGTGGGAAACTATTGTGTTGTGATGCATGCCCAAGAGCCTTTCACCAAG AATGTCTTTCTCTACCTTCAATTCCTAAGGGTAAATGGTACTGCAAATATTGCCTGAATacttttgagaaagaaaaatttgTGGAGCGGAATGCCAATGCAATAGCGGCAGGAAGGGTTGCAGGAACTGATCCAATAGAACAAATAACCAGGCGATGCATTCGTATTGTCAAAACTTTTGAGGCTGAAGTTGGTGGATGTGTTTTCTGCAG AGGTCATGATTTTGAAAGAACTTTTGGTCCTCGCACTGTGATTATCTGTGATCAG TGTGAGAAGGAGTTCCATGTTGGCTGTTTAAAGGAACATCAGCTGCAAGATCTGAAG GAGTTGCCAACGGGAAAGTGGTTCTGTTGCACTGGATGTGAAAGAATTCATTCTGCTTTGCAGAAATTGGTTATCCGTGGGGAAGAGAAGCTTCCTGATTCTTCCCTGAATTTTATAAAGAAGAAGCACGAGGAAAGTGCCTCAgagagtggtggtggtggtgatataAGATGGAGGCTTCTTAGTAAGAAAACAGATCCTTCTGATGTTACTGAATCCCTACTGTCTGAGGCTGTTGCCATTTTCCAT GAGCGCTTTGCTCCAATAACTGTGGATAAGACCAAACGTAAACGTGATGACCATGACTTCATTCCGTCCATGGTTAAAGG TGGGGACATGAAAGGGCAGGATCTAGGTGGCATGTACTGTGCTGTATTGCTGGTTAA CCATGAGGTAGTGTCAGCGGCAGTCATGAGAATTTTTGGCCAGGAACTGGCTGAGCTGCCCATAGTTGCAACAAGTAGCAAATTGCAAGGACAG GGTTATTTTCAGACATTGTTTACTTGTATTGAAAAGCTACTTGGGTTTCTCAATGTGAAGAATCTTGTACTTCCTGCAGCTGAAGAAGTTGAATCTATTTGGACAAACAAATTTGGGTTTAGCTCGATAACTCAAGATGAG CTGATGGAATACAGGAAAAGTTATCAGATAATGGAGTTTCAAGGGTCACTAATGCTGCAAAAGCCGGTTCCCAAGTGTCGAGTTGTCGGTAAATCAGAAGGCGGTTGA
- the LOC118034608 gene encoding uncharacterized protein isoform X2 — translation MANGTDAKDAAVAKVRPGHKREFEFAFRAHSEICGSLGRTRSSRVSSSPGNNGSNGNNSKKLKSSGRKKGGLLEKGEEVAVIDLEEARVESLTPLLNNNGDGEIVEVKEFEEAKEKEVECEEKNNGPVPVLMDGVMAESGVIENKGGGEVKEGDKVHACEEGSSGLVLIDEDSKATVNRVLESKSDCELKKDDACEEGTSGLSSVSVKNDEGGYVNASFQPVVVNGDSKCKVEEEKPLRRFTRSALKPKIEPLDLSSSDGVKVDDTGSSYVAAITTPPTKMFAIHGLKKFPTKLKDLLDSGILEGQKVKYLRGPKVRGPGEKGLHGVVKESGILCFCDVCKGKEVVTPTIFELHAGSANKRPPEYIFLENGNTLRDVMNACKNSSLDILDEAIRLSIGFTPSKKSNFCLSCRGSITGAGTRKSKVLCSQCLELKDSQAISAPETDTKERTPRPPPVPESSSALLKSSPSRSNSQGRLTKKDIRMHKLVFEEEVLPDGTEVGYYSQGKKLLVGYKKGFGIFCSCCNSEVSPSQFEAHAGWASRRKPYLHIYTSNGVSLHELAISLSKCRRHSTKENDDLCQICRDGGKLLCCDACPRAFHQECLSLPSIPKGKWYCKYCLNTFEKEKFVERNANAIAAGRVAGTDPIEQITRRCIRIVKTFEAEVGGCVFCRGHDFERTFGPRTVIICDQCEKEFHVGCLKEHQLQDLKELPTGKWFCCTGCERIHSALQKLVIRGEEKLPDSSLNFIKKKHEESASESGGGGDIRWRLLSKKTDPSDVTESLLSEAVAIFHERFAPITVDKTKRKRDDHDFIPSMVKGGDMKGQDLGGMYCAVLLVNHEVVSAAVMRIFGQELAELPIVATSSKLQGQLKKLNLFGQTNLGLAR, via the exons ATGGCAAACGGTACGGATGCCAAGGATGCGGCAGTGGCAAAGGTCCGACCAGGTCACAAACGAGAGTTTGAGTTTGCTTTCAGGGCCCATTCTGAGATCTGCGGGTCTCTGGGCCGAACCCGGTCCTCTCGGGTCTCCTCTTCTCCAGGCAACAATGGAAGTAACGGTAACAACAGTAAGAAGTTGAAGTCTTCTGGCAGGAAAAAAGGTGGTCTGTTAGAAAAAGGTGAGGAGGTTGCTGTTATTGATTTGGAGGAGGCAAGGGTTGAATCCTTGACTCCCTTATTGAACAACAATGGTGATGGGGAGATTGTGGAAGTGAAGGAATTTGAAGaagcaaaggaaaaggaagttgaatgtgaagaaaagaataatGGGCCGGTGCCGGTTTTGATGGATGGGGTCATGGCGGAAAGTGGGGTTATAGAAAATAAGGGTGGTGGTGAAGTAAAGGAGGGTGATAAGGTTCATGCATGTGAGGAAGGGTCTAGTGGGTTAGTTTTGATTGATGAAGATTCAAAGGCGACGGTGAATAGGGTCTTAGAGAGCAAGAGTGATTGtgaattgaagaaggatgaTGCATGCGAGGAAGGGACTAGTGGGTTGTCCTCGGTTTCGGTTAAAAATGATGAGGGAGGATATGTTAATGCGTCATTCCAGCCAGTTGTAGTTAATGGTGATAGTAAATGTAAggtggaagaagaaaaacctcTTAGGAGGTTTACCAGGTCAGCATTGAAGCCGAAGATAGAGCCTTTGGATTTATCCTCCTCTGACGGGGTTAAAGTTGATGACACAGGCAGTTCATATGTTGCTGCTATTACGACCCCACCTACGAAGATGTTTGCCATTCATGGATTGAAGAAGTTCCCAACAAAGTTGAAGGATCTTCTTGATTCAGGCATACTCGAGGGACAAAAGGTGAAGTATTTGCGAGGTCCCAAG GTAAGAGGTCCTGGAGAGAAGGGGTTGCACGGGGTGGTCAAGGAATCGGGAATTTTGTGTTTCTGCGATGTTTGCAAAGGAAAGGAA GTTGTTACTCCTACTATTTTTGAGCTGCATGCGGGCAGTGCAAATAAACGTCCACCAGAGTATATTTTCCTGGAGAATGGAAATACACTCCGAGATGTAATGAATGCATGCAAGAATTCTTCGTTGGATATATTGGATGAAGCTATTCGGCTTTCTATTGGCTTTACACCTTCCAAGAAATCTAATTTCTGTCTGAGCTGCAGAG GGTCAATTACAGGGGCTGGCACCAGGAAATCAAAGGTATTGTGCAGTCAGTGCTTGGAATTGAAAGATTCACAAGCTATCTCAGCACCAGAAACAGATACAAAAGAAAG AACACCAAGACCACCTCCAGTTCCAGAGTCATCTAGCGCTTTGTTGAAGTCTAGCCCATCACGGAGCAATAGTCAAGGGAGACTTACAAAAAA agaTATTCGAATGCATAAGCTAGTTTTTGAAGAAGAGGTCTTGCCAGATGGAACTGAAGTTGGATATTACTCTCAAGGAAAG AAATTGCTGGTAGGCTACAAGAAGGGATTTGGAATTTTCTGTTCATGCTGCAATTCTGAG GTTAGCCCTTCTCAATTTGAAGCTCATGCTGGTTGGGCATCACGTCGAAAACC TTACCTACACATTTACACATCCAATGGCGTGTCTCTTCATGAATTAGCAATATCTCTGTCAAAATGTCGGAGGCACTCTACCAAGGAGAATGATGACCTGTGCCAGATCTGTAGAGATGGTGGGAAACTATTGTGTTGTGATGCATGCCCAAGAGCCTTTCACCAAG AATGTCTTTCTCTACCTTCAATTCCTAAGGGTAAATGGTACTGCAAATATTGCCTGAATacttttgagaaagaaaaatttgTGGAGCGGAATGCCAATGCAATAGCGGCAGGAAGGGTTGCAGGAACTGATCCAATAGAACAAATAACCAGGCGATGCATTCGTATTGTCAAAACTTTTGAGGCTGAAGTTGGTGGATGTGTTTTCTGCAG AGGTCATGATTTTGAAAGAACTTTTGGTCCTCGCACTGTGATTATCTGTGATCAG TGTGAGAAGGAGTTCCATGTTGGCTGTTTAAAGGAACATCAGCTGCAAGATCTGAAG GAGTTGCCAACGGGAAAGTGGTTCTGTTGCACTGGATGTGAAAGAATTCATTCTGCTTTGCAGAAATTGGTTATCCGTGGGGAAGAGAAGCTTCCTGATTCTTCCCTGAATTTTATAAAGAAGAAGCACGAGGAAAGTGCCTCAgagagtggtggtggtggtgatataAGATGGAGGCTTCTTAGTAAGAAAACAGATCCTTCTGATGTTACTGAATCCCTACTGTCTGAGGCTGTTGCCATTTTCCAT GAGCGCTTTGCTCCAATAACTGTGGATAAGACCAAACGTAAACGTGATGACCATGACTTCATTCCGTCCATGGTTAAAGG TGGGGACATGAAAGGGCAGGATCTAGGTGGCATGTACTGTGCTGTATTGCTGGTTAA CCATGAGGTAGTGTCAGCGGCAGTCATGAGAATTTTTGGCCAGGAACTGGCTGAGCTGCCCATAGTTGCAACAAGTAGCAAATTGCAAGGACAG CTGAAGAAGTTGAATCTATTTGGACAAACAAATTTGGGTTTAGCTCGATAA